A window from Fragaria vesca subsp. vesca linkage group LG5, FraVesHawaii_1.0, whole genome shotgun sequence encodes these proteins:
- the LOC101308091 gene encoding uncharacterized protein LOC101308091 → MVSSIAIGRMGKEEEERTPPWLKPMLRAKYFNPCSIHCDSNKSECNHFCLDCRGPALCPSCLIHHQGHHYVQIRRSSYHNVVRVSEIQRYIDISCVQTYIINSAKIVFLNERPQPRPGKGVTYTCEICCRSLVDAFRFCSLGCKLGGMERGDPDLSFTVRFPKGTQMNQMYNHIRGSESDESTTPKKIAKTTQMFNRLMMGESNATSSDDEATANNLSPSTPPLYNDRNAGRRRRKGIPHRAPFF, encoded by the exons ATG GTGAGTTCGATTGCGATTGGTCGAATGGGGAAGGAAGAGGAGGAGAGGACTCCTCCCTGGCTGAAACCAATGCTTCGGGCAAAGTACTTCAACCCGTGTTCGATTCATTGTGATTCCAACAAGAGTGAATGCAACCATTTCTGTTTGGATTGCAGAGGGCCTGCTTTATGCCCTTCCTGTTTGATTCATCACCAAGGCCATCACTATGTTCAG ATAAGAAGATCGTCCTACCATAATGTGGTGAGGGTGAGTGAGATTCAGAGGTACATAGACATTTCGTGCGTGCAGACGTACATCATTAACAGTGCAAAAATTGTGTTTCTGAATGAGAGGCCGCAGCCGAGGCCTGGGAAAGGGGTTACCTACACTTGTGAAATTTGCTGCAGAAGCCTGGTAGATGCCTTTAGGTTCTGCTCATTGGGTTGCAAG CTTGGAGGTATGGAGCGTGGTGACCCCGACCTTTCATTTACAGTGAGGTTTCCAAAAGGAACTCAGATGAATCAAATGTATAACCATATAAGAGGGTCAGAATCAGATGAATCAACAACCCCAAAGAAGATAGCAAAGACAACTCAAATGTTCAACCGTTTGATGATGGGGGAAAGCAATGCAACTTCCTCCGATGATGAGGCCACTGCCAATAATCTCTCTCCCTCCACTCCTCCCCTCTACAATGATCGCAATGCTGGAAGACGCAGACGTAAGGGTATACCTCATCGTGCACCCTTCTTTTGA
- the LOC101298030 gene encoding uncharacterized protein LOC101298030 — MRKETPLPSSSVPGGAAPPLAKFVSSCFEKKPLFLTLLALTFVMLVWNLPPYYQTLLSSSSCSASLAAATAAASNITSLPLTASSLPLKQQKLSSTPKPDPNKRVFQSYGKAAALFVQMGAYRGGPKTFAVVGLASKPIHVYGRPWFKCEWISTNGSSLRALAYKMLPDWGYGRVYTVVVVNCTFPVNPNHDNSGGKLTVNAYYGDNPRKFEKFTALEEAPGSYNESKFHPPYEYEYLYCGSSLYGNLSASRIKEWMAYHAWFFGPKSHFVFHDAGGVSPEARAVLEPWVKAGRATIQDIKDQAEYDGYYYNQFLVVNDCLHKYRYAANWTFYFDVDEYIYLPDGNTLESVLNEFLDYTQFTIEQNPMSSALCLNDSTQDYSRQWGFEKLLFRDSRTGLRRDRKYAIQAKQAYATGVHMSENVAGKTLHKTEDKIRYYHYHNSITVPGEVCRELVPMSAKNNVTMYNNLPYVFDDNMKKLASTVKEFERKTIGDVQTPQPAHINIPRHT, encoded by the exons ATGAGGAAAGAAACCCCACTTCCCTCCTCCTCCGTCCCCGGCGGAGCAGCACCCCCACTCGCAAAGTTCGTCAGCAGCTGCTTCGAGAAGAAGCCGCTCTTCCTCACATTGCTCGCCCTCACATTCGTCATGCTCGTCTGGAACCTCCCTCCTTACTACCAGACCCTCCTCTCTTCCTCCTCCTGCTCCGCCTCCCTCGCCGCCGCAACCGCCGCCGCATCCAACATTACCAGCCTCCCCCTCACCGCTTCCTCATTGCCTCTTAAACAGCAGAAGCTCTCCTCCACTCCCAAGCCCGACCCCAACAAGCGGGTCTTCCAGTCCTACGGCAAAGCCGCCGCGCTCTTCGTCCAAATGGGCGCCTACCGCGGCGGCCCGAAGACGTTCGCCGTCGTGGGCCTCGCCTCCAAGCCCATTCACGTCTACGGCCGCCCCTGGTTCAAATGCGAATGGATCTCCACTAACGGCTCTTCCCTCCGAGCCTTGGCTTACAAAATGCTCCCCGACTGGGGCTACGGCCGCGTCTACACCGTCGTCGTCGTCAACTGCACGTTCCCGGTCAACCCCAACCACGACAACTCCGGCGGAAAGCTCACCGTCAACGCATACTACGGCGACAACCCAAGAAAGTTCGAGAAGTTCACCGCCTTGGAAGAAGCACCCGGCTCTTACAATGAGTCCAAGTTCCACCCTCCTTACGAGTACGAGTACTTATACTGCGGCTCCAGCCTTTATGGAAACCTGAGTGCATCTAGAATTAAGGAATGGATGGCTTACCATGCCTGGTTCTTCGGACCCAAGTCACATTTTGTGTTCCACGACGCCGGTGGGGTGTCGCCGGAGGCCAGGGCGGTGCTGGAGCCGTGGGTGAAAGCCGGGAGGGCGACGATTCAGGACATTAAAGACCAGGCGGAGTATGATGGGTATTACTATAACCAGTTCTTGGTGGTGAATGACTGTTTGCACAAGTATAGGTACGCTGCCAACTGGACATTTTACTTCGACGTGGATGAGTATATCTACTTGCCAGATGGGAATACTTTGGAATCGGTTCTGAATGAGTTTCTGGATTATACCCAGTTCACTATTGAGCAGAATCCAATGTCTAGTGCGCTCTGTCTCAACGATTCCACTCAGGACTATTCCAG GCAATGGGGGTTCGAGAAGCTGCTGTTCAGGGACTCGAGAACGGGACTCCGTCGAGATCGAAAATATGCAATTCAGGCAAAGCAGGCGTATGCTACGGGGGTGCACATGTCGGAGAATGTGGCCGGGAAGACGTTGCACAAGACGGAGGATAAGATTCGTTACTATCACTACCACAATTCCATAACAGTACCAGGTGAGGTCTGCAGGGAGTTGGTGCCAATGTCGGCCAAGAACAATGTCACAATGTACAACAACCTCCCTTATGTTTTCGACGACAACATGAAGAAGCTGGCCAGCACCGTTAAAGAATTCGAGCGCAAAACGATCGGGGATGTACAGACGCCTCAGCCTGCACACATCAACATTCCAAGGCACACATGA
- the LOC101308578 gene encoding uncharacterized protein LOC101308578: MMSNNNNPTLRKTRTFLLKKSDSMQLPTVQPMEVVPKRSASLRFPTSPQLVLGEEMLHFSHPQHPLSHVNLPDLFTCAGCKEYGAGKRFTCQQCDYQLHDFCALAPPALKSHPFHCQHQLVFYSKPVKGGIAQSKCDVCNKPIKGYAFRCGACSFQMHPCCAMLSSEISLLYVHPHTLRLLPASTTLSSGSDPSFVCGECRRKRSGTRVYHCTVCDYHLHAVCAKNMINGLHENGIKNREKPSMLGTAARLASQVVIEFIGGLMEGLGEGVAEVFVQNVTRSGRGNGRGR, from the exons ATGATGAGCAACAACAACAATCCCACCTTGAGGAAGACAAGAACCTTTCTCCTCAAGAAATCCGATTCAATGCAACTCCCCACCGTTCAACCCATGGAAGTTGTCCCTAAAAGGTCTGCTTCACTAAGGTTCCCTACCTCTCCTCAACTTGTTTTGGGGGAGGAGATGCTCCATTTCAGTCACCCACAACATCCTCTTTCCCATGTGAACTTACCAGATCTCTTCACCTGCGCCGGCTGTAAAGAGTACGGCGCAGGCAAGAGGTTCACTTGTCAACAATGTGACTATCAACTTCATGATTTTTGTGCCTTGGCTCCTCCAGCTTTAAAGAGTCATCCCTTCCATTGCCAACACCAACTTGTTTTCTATTCTAAACCAG TAAAAGGAGGGATTGCACAATCGAAGTGTGATGTTTGCAACAAGCCCATCAAAGGCTATGCTTTCAGATGTGGAGCATGTAGTTTCCAGATGCATCCCTGCTGTGCCATGCTATCTTCTGAAATCAGCTTGCTATATGTTCATCCCCATACCCTTAGACTTCTACCTGCATCAACTACACTATCAAGTGGCAGCGATCCGAGTTTCGTTTGTGGTGAGTGCAGGAGGAAGAGGTCAGGCACCAGAGTTTACCATTGCACCGTCTGTGATTACCATCTTCATGCGGTTTGCGCAAAGAATATGATCAATGGACTTCACGAAAATGGCATCAAGAACCGAGAAAAGCCCAGCATGTTGGGGACTGCAGCTCGCCTCGCATCTCAAGTGGTCATCGAGTTCATCGGGGGTTTGATGGAGGGGCTAGGGGAAGGTGTTGCAGAAGTGTTTGTACAAAATGTCACCAGATCAGGAAGAGGCAATGGTAGAGGAAGATGA